A genomic stretch from Chitinophaga lutea includes:
- a CDS encoding SusC/RagA family TonB-linked outer membrane protein, with product MQHILQPPRKAALMLLLAFLFPCLHALAQRQLSGKVLTEDQQPVPGATIKVKGAATGTATDGKGGFSLSVPTGAVLQISSLGFVPQELTTDGRQEFTIILAQDKKALNEVVVTALGIKKEKKAVGYSVQEVKGAELVKAREPNAINSLSGKVSGLLIASSPNLFGNPVIRLRGVEPLIVVDGVPISSDSWNLSPDDIESYSVLKGPTASALYGSRGKNGAIQISTKRGTTGTRIEFNASNQLQTGYNAIPETQNDYGPGDYGAYAFVDGKGGGVNDVDYNQWGPKFNVKDPTTKSGWKELPQFDSPVDPSSGKSIPTPWLRRGPNNLKNFLRNGFLSTTNVAVSSRNEKTDIRFSASHTYQRGQVPNTHVNITNFNVTGGINFTDKLRLEANVNYNKQYTPNYPNVEYGPNSFIYYLTLWGGADFDVRDLKNYWQKGKEGIQQYNFEYFRYNNPWFVANEWLRGYYKDDVYGYASLNYKPLKNMNVMLRTHINTSNLFQNNKLPYSAGAYEASLKGKYREWYYYNFENNTDLLLTYDKDLGRHLELSVNAGANLRSLNYRNMYGETGDLLIPMWYNFENTSEPKRPSNFTATRQVGSVYGAVDLAFRQYLFLGLTGRMDKSSTLPLKNNAYFYPSVSLSAIISEMVDLPKAITFWKVRGSYARVGGDLEVYSNVANYTLGTRWNGMPSATYTDKIFNEDIKPAFSSSAEIGTDIRLLNNRLGIDAAWFRSLDGPLVFDNPVSESSGYNAKKLNGLKYERKGFEVTVSATPVKTQRFKWEVQANWSTYKPILKEIYGSQQKLGNIKIGERSDAYYTTDFQRSPDGQIIYGKNGVPPKDPLPKRVGYFTPDWFGGISNMFSYGNFRLSVMFDGRYGGKTLNYVNQKLWQGGRHPDAAPPEREKDAITGPDGKTIPHWIGEGVVITKGELKRDGDGNVISDTREFAKNTNKTTFQDWANNVMGAEISNIIDQTFMKLRDLSITYTIPARSLERTPFKSANVSLVGRNLLYFSKHKNIDLDQFVDGASALQTPSVKSFGLNVNIVF from the coding sequence ATGCAACACATTTTACAACCACCCCGGAAGGCGGCGCTGATGCTACTGCTGGCTTTCCTGTTCCCCTGCCTGCATGCGCTGGCCCAGCGGCAGCTTTCAGGTAAAGTTCTGACTGAAGATCAGCAGCCGGTACCCGGCGCCACCATCAAAGTAAAAGGAGCTGCCACCGGTACGGCCACCGACGGTAAAGGGGGCTTCTCCCTCTCTGTGCCCACCGGCGCGGTTTTGCAGATCTCCTCGCTGGGATTTGTTCCCCAGGAACTGACCACGGACGGCCGCCAGGAATTCACCATCATACTGGCGCAGGATAAAAAAGCGCTCAACGAGGTGGTGGTTACCGCACTCGGTATCAAAAAAGAGAAGAAAGCCGTGGGTTATTCGGTGCAGGAAGTAAAAGGCGCGGAACTGGTGAAAGCCAGGGAGCCGAATGCCATCAATTCGCTTTCCGGCAAGGTATCGGGCCTGCTCATCGCCAGTTCGCCGAACCTTTTCGGTAACCCGGTGATCCGCCTCCGTGGCGTGGAACCGCTGATCGTGGTGGACGGGGTACCCATCAGTTCCGATTCATGGAACCTGAGCCCCGACGATATCGAATCGTACAGCGTACTGAAAGGCCCCACCGCTTCAGCATTGTACGGCTCCAGGGGTAAGAACGGCGCCATCCAGATCTCCACCAAACGCGGCACCACCGGTACCCGCATCGAGTTCAACGCCAGCAACCAGCTGCAAACGGGCTACAACGCCATCCCCGAAACACAGAACGATTACGGCCCGGGTGACTATGGCGCCTATGCATTCGTCGACGGTAAAGGCGGTGGAGTGAACGATGTGGACTACAACCAGTGGGGGCCGAAATTCAATGTGAAAGATCCGACCACCAAAAGCGGATGGAAAGAACTCCCGCAATTCGACAGCCCGGTAGATCCTTCCTCTGGCAAGTCTATCCCCACTCCCTGGCTGCGCCGCGGCCCCAACAACCTCAAGAATTTCCTGCGGAACGGATTTTTGTCCACCACCAACGTGGCCGTTTCTTCCCGCAACGAAAAAACGGATATCCGTTTCTCCGCTTCCCACACCTATCAGCGCGGGCAGGTGCCGAATACGCATGTCAACATCACGAACTTCAACGTGACGGGCGGTATCAACTTTACGGACAAACTCCGGCTCGAAGCCAATGTGAACTATAACAAACAATACACCCCCAACTATCCGAACGTTGAATATGGTCCGAATAGTTTCATCTATTATCTCACCCTCTGGGGCGGGGCGGACTTCGATGTGAGGGACCTCAAAAATTACTGGCAGAAAGGAAAGGAGGGCATCCAGCAATACAACTTCGAGTACTTCCGTTATAATAACCCATGGTTTGTAGCCAACGAATGGCTGCGCGGATATTATAAAGACGATGTGTACGGTTATGCCTCCCTGAACTACAAACCACTCAAGAACATGAACGTGATGCTGCGCACGCACATCAATACCAGTAACCTGTTCCAGAACAACAAGCTGCCTTACTCCGCCGGAGCCTATGAAGCCAGTCTGAAAGGAAAATATCGTGAGTGGTACTACTATAACTTCGAAAACAATACGGACCTCCTGTTGACCTACGACAAAGACCTGGGCCGCCACCTGGAGCTGTCTGTCAACGCCGGCGCCAATCTCCGTTCGCTCAATTACCGCAACATGTACGGGGAAACCGGAGATCTGCTGATTCCCATGTGGTATAACTTCGAGAACACCAGCGAACCGAAGAGGCCGTCCAACTTCACTGCCACCCGGCAGGTGGGCAGCGTGTACGGAGCAGTGGACCTCGCTTTCCGCCAGTACCTCTTTTTAGGGCTCACGGGACGTATGGACAAATCTTCCACCCTGCCGCTGAAAAACAACGCTTATTTCTATCCCTCGGTTTCGCTCAGCGCCATCATTTCTGAAATGGTGGACCTGCCGAAGGCGATTACCTTCTGGAAAGTGCGCGGCTCTTATGCGCGCGTGGGCGGCGACCTGGAGGTATACAGCAACGTGGCGAACTATACACTGGGCACACGCTGGAACGGCATGCCGTCGGCAACCTATACGGACAAGATCTTTAATGAAGACATCAAACCGGCATTCAGCAGTTCCGCTGAAATCGGTACAGATATCCGCCTGCTCAACAACCGCCTGGGCATCGACGCGGCATGGTTCCGCAGTCTCGACGGCCCGCTGGTGTTCGACAACCCGGTGTCAGAATCATCAGGCTACAACGCCAAAAAACTCAACGGACTGAAATATGAAAGGAAAGGTTTTGAAGTGACGGTATCGGCCACCCCGGTAAAAACACAACGGTTTAAATGGGAAGTACAGGCCAACTGGTCAACGTACAAACCCATCCTGAAAGAAATCTACGGCAGCCAGCAAAAACTCGGCAATATCAAAATCGGGGAACGGTCAGATGCTTATTATACCACCGACTTCCAGCGTTCACCCGATGGCCAGATCATATACGGCAAGAACGGCGTACCGCCGAAAGATCCGCTGCCCAAGCGTGTGGGGTACTTTACGCCGGACTGGTTTGGCGGTATCTCCAATATGTTCAGTTACGGCAATTTCAGGCTGTCGGTGATGTTTGACGGGCGCTACGGCGGCAAAACGCTCAACTATGTGAACCAGAAACTCTGGCAGGGCGGCCGCCATCCGGACGCTGCGCCTCCTGAAAGAGAGAAAGACGCGATTACCGGGCCCGACGGAAAAACCATCCCCCACTGGATCGGCGAAGGCGTTGTGATCACGAAAGGAGAACTGAAGCGCGACGGTGACGGTAATGTGATTTCCGATACGAGGGAGTTCGCCAAAAACACGAACAAAACCACGTTCCAGGACTGGGCTAACAATGTGATGGGCGCCGAAATATCCAATATCATCGACCAGACTTTCATGAAGCTGCGCGACCTGTCGATCACCTACACAATCCCGGCCCGCTCCCTCGAGCGCACACCGTTCAAGTCGGCCAACGTATCGCTGGTAGGGCGCAACCTGCTGTATTTCTCCAAACATAAAAACATCGACCTCGATCAGTTCGTGGACGGGGCCAGTGCGCTGCAAACGCCTTCTGTTAAGAGCTTCGGCCTGAACGTCAACATCGTATTCTGA